The Erigeron canadensis isolate Cc75 chromosome 4, C_canadensis_v1, whole genome shotgun sequence genome window below encodes:
- the LOC122595617 gene encoding solute carrier family 25 member 44-like: MSLGAAEDDSGTEIHLPADIDWEMLDKSKFFFLGAGLFSGVSGMLYPIVVLKTRKQVLVKDMPCIKLGFSILKHEGFRGFYKGFGTSLMGTIPARALYMGALEMTKSNVGFVTVKMGFSEAKAAAIANAAAGLSAAMAAQLVWTPIDVVSQRLMVQGANSAHPSTLSAFRYNGGIDAFRKIIQTDGVCGLYRGFGISILTYAPSNAVWWAAYSMAHRAVWGGIGCYCLKKEGNGGGVGFTPDSKAVVAVQGLSAAMASGFSAVVTMPLDTIKTRLQVLDGEGSNGKPSIVQTIKNLVKEGGLSACYRGLGPRWASMSMSATTMITTYEFLKRLSTKNQDCHAMG; encoded by the coding sequence ATGAGTTTAGGAGCGGCGGAAGATGATTCAGGAACGGAGATTCATCTCCCTGCTGACATTGACTGGGAGATGTTAGATAAGTCCAAGTTTTTCTTTCTAGGTGCCGGCTTGTTTTCGGGTGTTTCTGGAATGTTGTATCCGATTGTGGTGTTGAAAACGCGTAAACAAGTTCTTGTTAAAGATATGCCTTGTATAAAGTtggggttttcgattttgaaacatgaaggttttaggggtttttatAAGGGTTTTGGGACGTCGTTAATGGGCACGATTCCTGCTAGGGCACTTTACATGGGGGCGTTGGAGATGACAAAAAGTAATGTTGGTTTTGTTACGGTGAAGATGGGGTTTTCCGAGGCAAAAGCTGCCGCTATTGCTAATGCTGCGGCTGGGTTGAGTGCAGCTATGGCTGCACAATTGGTTTGGACACCGATAGATGTTGTCAGTCAGAGACTAATGGTCCAGGGTGCAAATAGTGCACATCCCAGTACATTGAGTGCCTTTAGATACAATGGTGGGATTGATGCGTTTAGGAAAATTATCCAGACTGATGGCGTTTGTGGGTTATACAGGGGATTTGGGATTTCAATTCTGACGTATGCTCCCTCAAATGCTGTGTGGTGGGCGGCTTACTCCATGGCTCATAGGGCGGTTTGGGGTGGGATCGGTTGCTACTGTTTGAAAAAAGAGGGAAATGGTGGTGGAGTTGGGTTCACTCCTGATTCGAAGGCTGTAGTGGCGGTGCAGGGGTTGAGTGCAGCAATGGCTAGCGGGTTTTCAGCGGTGGTTACGATGCCATTGGATACCATCAAGACGAGACTACAAGTTTTAGATGGAGAAGGTAGTAATGGGAAACCTAGTATTGTGCAAACGATAAAGAATTTGGTGAAGGAAGGTGGATTGAGTGCTTGTTACAGAGGGTTGGGGCCAAGATGGGCCTCGATGTCTATGTCTGCAACTACAATGATCACCACCTATGAGTTCCTTAAGAGGCTTTCTACAAAGAATCAAGATTGCCATGCTATGGGTTGA
- the LOC122597639 gene encoding ankyrin repeat-containing protein BDA1-like: MERSMEELLCEASLEGNISTLLMLLQEDPLILNRVTLNRQGDMPLHIASTLGHTDFVKEILTRNPHLATECDSQKHLPLHLAAAKGHVEVVKALVSANPGTCHARDRDGGNPVHLAAVRGHLDVVKEMVQAQPHSARAMVQQDTILHLCVKHGQFEVLKFLIETTGDHEFVNTKDGSGNTVLHLAVADKQIQIINFLLLDARIEVNATNTKGETPTDILAQVTRDLKYQQIMQSLTLAGGVAQKPETSFAQVPKSSRSKMQLDRLEYHQTLPFSSHSKHHLTHYEDWLDRKRNSLMVVASLIATMAFQAGTNPPSGVWQDDSNNNDPLRKAGFAVMASNHQDLYHIFLICNTVGFVSTLSIILLLISGLPCLRHRFFLWILMVIMWIATTSMSLAYLVSIRVLTPNPESELFRLIAQGIVVVWIGLLTLLLVGHTLRLIAIAFRGFRRLLFPRKKQVLVPIV; the protein is encoded by the exons ATGGAAAGATCAATGGAGGAACTTCTCTGTGAAGCATCATTAGAAGGAAACATATCCACCTTACTAATGTTGCTTCAAGAAGATCCCTTGATTCTTAACAGAGTTACCCTAAACCGTCAAGGCGACATGCCTCTACATATCGCATCCACGCTTGGACATACAGATTTTGTCAAGGAGATCTTGACACGAAATCCCCATCTTGCTACGGAGTGTGATTCACAAAAACACTTGCCTCTCCATCTAGCCGCTGCAAAAGGCCACGTTGAAGTAGTAAAGGCATTGGTATCGGCTAACCCTGGGACATGCCATGCACGTGATCGTGATGGAGGAAACCCTGTCCATCTTGCAGCCGTTAGAGGACACCTTGATGTTGTGAAAGAGATGGTGCAAGCTCAGCCTCACTCAGCAAGAGCCATGGTGCAGCAAGACACCATCTTGCACTTGTGTGTAAAGCATGGCCAATTTGAGGTTTTGAAGTTTTTGATAGAGACTACGGGTGATCATGAGTTTGTAAATACAAAGGATGGTTCTGGCAATACTGTACTCCACCTTGCTGTTGCTGACAAGCAAATTCAG ATTATAAACTTCTTGCTACTCGATGCAAGAATAGAAGTGAACGCAACAAACACAAAGGGGGAAACACCAACAGATATACTAGCTCAAGTTACAAGAGACTTGAAATACCAACAAATCATGCAATCCCTAACCCTTGCAGGAGGGGTTGCGCAAAAACCAGAGACTTCATTTGCACAAGTTCCTAAAAGTTCAAGAAGCAAAATGCAGTTAGACAGATTAGAGTATCATCAGACACTGCCCTTTTCTTCTCACTCAAAACATCACTTGACACACTATGAAGACTGGCTAGACAGGAAACGGAATTCTCTGATGGTTGTGGCATCATTGATAGCAACCATGGCCTTTCAAGCTGGTACTAATCCTCCGAGTGGCGTTTGGCAAGATGACTCAAACAATAATGATCCACTCCGCAAGGCTGGATTTGCTGTCATGGCATCCAATCATCAAGATTTGTACCACATCTTTCTGATCTGCAACACTGTGGGCTTTGTTTCAACTCTTAGCATCATCTTGTTGCTTATTAGTGGATTACCATGCTTAAGACATCGATTTTTCTTGTGGATTCTGATGGTTATTATGTGGATTGCTACAACATCTATGTCTCTTGCTTATTTGGTTTCGATACGGGTTTTAACACCAAACCCGGAGTCAGAGTTGTTCAGGCTTATAGCACAAGGTATTGTGGTCGTATGGATTGGGTTGCTGACTCTTCTACTTGTTGGACACACCCTTCGGTTGATCGCAATTGCTTTTAGGGGTTTCAGGAGACTACTATTTCCTAGAAAGAAACAGGTCCTGGTTCCAATAGTATGA